Proteins from one Enterobacter bugandensis genomic window:
- a CDS encoding McrB family protein: protein MVQDRTALAPFFNEHINNNSRYSPKWGPAYHQMVKRVATERPEFRDQSLIKALWYERSNGVASIKQGGMSQNEYNAAQIHLREITTLMAQGCTPAVYEKVVNKLQALKAKSILKKQYWALCHRAFATLYPERVSNVVNTKMFSRIYNYCNNRFGLGLAGKGTWFEKNLELKAALNRELGGHVDPVELNMSLWHLYTHFIKDKSDIGLVGSESWAEDDDQDTDESVADVPLNVILYGPPGTGKTYSTVEHAVRACEPAEYSRLLDGLQGSDYRNALKALYDRLVSEQRIRFVTFHQSFGYEEFIEGLRADTTRDGNVRYDIKSGVFKQICEDAAFGYAGEQLALNEALSKFQKELLNGEAATLKTTSGKPFGVTYKSETNFGIFPLNSKKGDLGNGYNAYVKDIKAWYQNNGIDIHNESYVRGILNYLHDNYNLPVTPKKNAPAKRQNYVLIVDEINRGNISKIFGELITLIEKSKRMGEPEALSVTLPYSGEKFSVPNNLFLVGTMNTADRSLTALDTALRRRFEFKAMLPKASILEGHVIKGIDLKRLLQMLNERIEALYDSEHTLGHAFFIPVIETEDDDIAFARLQRVMKNKVLPLLEEYFYNDWQKIRLVLGDNQKQDPALCFIRSIKNEGNIQRLFGTDASDDLQEEGERYHLAGEDDPVWNNAIAWRQIYDAGARGAENDE, encoded by the coding sequence ATGGTTCAGGATCGCACCGCGTTAGCCCCCTTCTTTAATGAGCATATCAATAACAACAGCCGATACAGCCCTAAATGGGGGCCAGCCTATCACCAGATGGTCAAACGCGTAGCGACAGAGCGGCCCGAGTTTCGTGATCAAAGCCTTATCAAGGCACTTTGGTATGAACGCTCCAACGGCGTCGCCAGCATTAAACAGGGTGGAATGTCGCAGAACGAATACAATGCGGCCCAGATTCACCTGCGGGAAATCACAACCCTGATGGCACAGGGCTGCACCCCGGCCGTTTATGAAAAGGTGGTCAACAAGCTACAGGCGCTTAAGGCCAAATCCATTCTCAAGAAACAGTACTGGGCGTTGTGTCACCGGGCTTTTGCCACGCTGTACCCTGAGCGGGTTTCGAACGTGGTAAATACCAAAATGTTTTCCCGCATTTATAACTACTGTAATAACCGCTTCGGGCTTGGGCTCGCCGGGAAAGGGACGTGGTTTGAAAAAAACCTGGAGCTGAAGGCGGCTCTGAACCGCGAGCTGGGCGGCCATGTAGACCCTGTCGAACTCAATATGTCGCTGTGGCATCTCTACACGCATTTCATCAAAGATAAAAGTGATATCGGCCTGGTAGGTAGCGAGTCCTGGGCCGAAGACGACGATCAGGATACGGATGAGAGCGTGGCGGATGTTCCACTGAACGTCATTCTCTATGGCCCTCCGGGGACAGGTAAAACCTATTCCACCGTTGAGCATGCCGTCCGCGCCTGTGAACCCGCTGAGTATTCCCGCCTGCTGGATGGCCTTCAGGGCAGTGATTACCGGAACGCACTTAAAGCGCTTTATGACCGGCTGGTCTCCGAACAGCGCATCCGCTTTGTCACTTTCCACCAAAGCTTTGGTTATGAAGAGTTTATTGAAGGGCTACGCGCCGATACCACCCGTGACGGTAACGTTCGCTATGACATTAAATCCGGCGTCTTTAAGCAAATCTGTGAGGATGCGGCGTTTGGTTACGCAGGTGAACAGCTGGCGCTGAACGAGGCGCTATCAAAGTTTCAAAAAGAACTGCTTAATGGCGAAGCCGCCACGCTCAAAACGACATCAGGTAAACCGTTCGGCGTCACCTATAAAAGTGAAACGAACTTCGGCATCTTCCCTTTAAACAGCAAAAAAGGGGATCTGGGGAATGGATACAACGCCTACGTGAAAGACATCAAAGCCTGGTATCAGAACAACGGGATTGATATCCACAACGAGTCGTATGTCCGGGGTATCCTCAACTATCTTCATGATAATTATAATCTTCCCGTCACACCGAAAAAAAATGCACCGGCAAAACGCCAGAACTACGTGCTGATTGTTGACGAGATTAACCGTGGCAATATCTCCAAAATTTTCGGAGAGCTCATCACCTTAATTGAGAAATCCAAGCGCATGGGTGAACCCGAGGCCCTGAGCGTGACGCTACCCTATTCGGGCGAAAAATTCAGCGTGCCAAACAACCTGTTCCTGGTCGGCACCATGAATACCGCGGACCGTTCCCTGACCGCTCTGGACACCGCCCTGCGCCGCCGCTTCGAGTTTAAGGCCATGCTGCCGAAAGCCTCCATTCTGGAAGGCCACGTCATCAAAGGTATCGATCTCAAACGGCTACTGCAGATGCTCAATGAACGCATTGAGGCGCTGTACGATAGCGAGCACACGCTCGGGCACGCTTTTTTCATACCGGTAATTGAGACGGAGGACGATGACATTGCTTTCGCCCGTCTGCAGCGGGTGATGAAAAATAAAGTACTGCCGCTGCTGGAGGAGTACTTTTACAACGACTGGCAGAAAATTCGTCTGGTCCTTGGAGATAACCAGAAGCAGGATCCCGCCCTGTGCTTCATCCGTTCGATCAAAAACGAGGGAAATATTCAGCGGCTGTTTGGAACGGATGCATCGGACGATCTGCAGGAAGAGGGAGAGCGCTATCACCTTGCAGGCGAAGACGATCCTGTCTGGAATAATGCCATCGCCTGGCGTCAGATTTACGATGCAGGTGCGCGAGGCGCGGAGAACGACGAATGA